A genomic stretch from Haloarchaeobius amylolyticus includes:
- a CDS encoding DUF5791 family protein, which translates to MFHEQRMDVSGLTPADLESEYADDLAAVVESVGVDTVVGSTGLDRASVEQLAQGELPTDFSLEEAAEVQSLAEGVADPDTVVEMACEHLLLGMSTGVMNIETVAADLDSDLDLDPKDVQQKIERRAPMSFHEFVHVQHVIASKQR; encoded by the coding sequence ATGTTCCACGAACAGCGGATGGACGTCTCGGGGCTGACGCCCGCCGACCTCGAATCCGAGTACGCCGATGACCTCGCCGCGGTCGTCGAGTCCGTCGGGGTCGACACGGTCGTCGGCTCGACCGGACTGGACCGGGCGAGCGTCGAGCAACTGGCACAGGGCGAGTTGCCCACGGACTTCAGCCTCGAGGAGGCCGCCGAGGTGCAATCGCTGGCCGAGGGCGTCGCCGACCCCGACACGGTCGTCGAGATGGCGTGCGAGCACCTCCTGCTCGGGATGTCGACGGGCGTGATGAACATCGAGACCGTGGCGGCCGACCTCGATTCGGACCTCGACCTCGACCCGAAGGACGTCCAGCAGAAGATCGAACGGCGCGCGCCGATGTCGTTCCACGAGTTCGTCCACGTCCAGCACGTCATCGCGAGCAAGCAGCGCTGA
- a CDS encoding DUF7286 family protein yields MRLADDERARVPFALVGVFLLVSSAALVGTLATRAPGGTTPAADLAADRADAAVNAALRGAVRRASVNAGANPVLSTADTPYGRILNDSTPFRDALRLRVYRQAQAALGRVDIGVRGARATASLPRISDPVTARLAKERVHLQRTGNGTMRVRVENITVRIRARGRVVAVEERTVRFTAATPVLLVHDRVADFEARLNRGPTEGPGFGQQFAARLYAWAWARGYVQYGTSSAGKKGQDGGTVSNVLSSSYVSLSANEAALATQQGSFGRPDDAGTRALGRARARILASEALGQAQTVETGMSPEGWLDLVLGDPDGTLANAAPEIPEPTTPETTAGDPVRVGVNESADDAFRALLADSEGSSDGAGPTLADVIAETYSADVAIRSRVTLVSSDPEPAPESPGPGWELVDRTVATSVAAAPGTAALPAPGPRQSRLQSDERVVTVDRTTTWRWQTENRSDALDWNRSSPETRVTTADHGSRYRVGLAVVATPAPAAPGPDGPIAGVFEQPGPLGGGNLVDVRAGAGDLVADRGGPDALAERAATGSLDAGETRLTGEPPVGIESSVYRGLPALRETVRNISVEHARGDLATTATPALDLAERIREREAALVDAPESYDSVSERARVAARIVYLDRVRAELRERAESTTQARAGLGSVLGDYGLSLDGVAATMDAQAQATVPESRRFGHGGPTGPVQLSVDGVPSYLVLNAVESHRAPAIHSSGYHPLVARNVNLFTVPYGDAADTVAGVGGGGGSGGGGGSASTDLRVATRALVEMEYAAPLLEEEAARRKRAKLAASVESALGDVQDRVAADLAAETDLRRPEAESAVAAALDRWPTTATRAQAAMNGSLAPAVAESVLARSARAETDRWRDEQTVLARVSIRDAVRAETARPDEAVVADAVGFLRARQDAIEKAATVADAAGRDRGARASKYGNESMYSVFAGLPLVPFYSWVATVNVWVVDVRGTYARFTVRARQGGPDDPGGSFVYSRDGSAVSVDLDGDGAGERLGRADRVTFENRVGVLVVVPPGRNGVGDFDGNMDERSPGWPDPGPTVWPPRDEADGDSHGSEDENETTRQDSARYSKPLYAPAEASRHVPRTADGRLGADARRPRIRVRR; encoded by the coding sequence ATGAGACTGGCAGACGACGAGCGCGCCCGCGTCCCCTTCGCCCTCGTCGGCGTGTTCCTGCTGGTCAGTAGCGCGGCGCTGGTCGGCACCCTCGCGACCCGGGCACCCGGCGGTACCACGCCCGCGGCCGACCTCGCCGCCGACCGGGCCGATGCCGCGGTGAACGCGGCGCTCCGGGGCGCGGTCCGGCGGGCGAGTGTCAACGCCGGCGCGAACCCGGTGCTCTCGACGGCCGACACGCCCTACGGCCGGATTCTGAACGACTCGACGCCGTTCCGGGACGCGCTCCGGCTCCGGGTCTACCGGCAGGCACAGGCCGCGCTCGGACGGGTCGACATCGGGGTCCGGGGCGCCCGCGCGACCGCGAGCCTGCCCCGCATCTCCGATCCGGTCACGGCCCGGCTGGCGAAAGAGCGCGTCCATCTCCAGCGGACCGGCAACGGGACGATGCGAGTCCGCGTGGAGAACATCACGGTCCGGATTCGCGCTCGTGGGCGGGTGGTCGCCGTCGAGGAGCGCACTGTCCGGTTCACCGCCGCGACGCCGGTCCTGCTCGTCCACGACCGGGTGGCCGACTTCGAGGCGCGGCTGAACCGCGGCCCGACCGAGGGCCCCGGCTTCGGCCAGCAGTTCGCCGCCCGCCTGTACGCCTGGGCGTGGGCCCGGGGCTACGTCCAGTACGGCACGAGTTCGGCCGGCAAGAAGGGGCAGGACGGCGGCACCGTGTCGAACGTGCTCTCCTCGAGCTACGTCTCGCTCTCGGCCAACGAGGCCGCCCTCGCGACACAGCAGGGGAGCTTCGGCCGGCCCGACGACGCCGGGACGCGCGCCCTCGGCCGGGCCCGGGCAAGGATCCTCGCCAGCGAGGCCCTCGGGCAGGCCCAGACCGTCGAGACCGGGATGTCCCCCGAGGGCTGGCTCGACCTCGTCCTCGGGGACCCGGACGGGACGCTCGCCAACGCCGCCCCCGAGATTCCCGAACCGACGACGCCCGAGACGACCGCCGGTGACCCGGTCCGCGTCGGCGTGAACGAGAGCGCCGACGATGCGTTTCGCGCACTGCTGGCCGACTCGGAGGGGTCCTCTGACGGGGCCGGCCCCACGCTTGCCGACGTCATCGCGGAGACCTACAGTGCGGACGTGGCCATCAGGAGTCGCGTGACCCTGGTCTCGTCCGACCCCGAGCCGGCTCCTGAGTCGCCGGGACCAGGATGGGAACTCGTCGACAGAACCGTGGCGACGTCGGTGGCGGCCGCCCCGGGCACGGCAGCCCTGCCGGCGCCGGGGCCCCGACAGTCGCGACTCCAGAGCGACGAGCGCGTCGTGACCGTCGACCGGACGACGACGTGGCGCTGGCAGACCGAGAACCGGTCCGACGCCCTGGACTGGAACCGGAGTTCGCCCGAGACGCGCGTCACGACGGCGGACCACGGCAGCCGGTACCGGGTCGGCCTCGCGGTGGTGGCCACGCCCGCACCAGCTGCCCCGGGGCCCGATGGCCCCATCGCCGGTGTCTTCGAGCAACCCGGGCCTCTCGGCGGCGGCAACCTGGTCGACGTGCGCGCTGGGGCCGGCGACCTCGTCGCGGACCGTGGCGGTCCCGACGCGCTGGCGGAACGGGCCGCCACCGGTAGCCTCGACGCTGGCGAGACGCGGCTCACCGGGGAACCGCCCGTGGGCATCGAGTCGTCCGTCTACCGCGGCCTGCCGGCACTCCGCGAGACCGTCCGGAACATCTCGGTCGAGCACGCGCGGGGCGACCTCGCGACGACGGCGACGCCGGCACTCGACCTCGCGGAGCGCATCCGCGAGCGCGAGGCCGCCCTCGTCGATGCGCCTGAATCGTACGACAGCGTGTCCGAGCGCGCCCGCGTCGCGGCCCGGATCGTCTACCTCGACCGGGTGCGCGCGGAACTGCGCGAGCGCGCCGAGTCGACCACGCAGGCCCGCGCTGGCCTCGGGAGCGTCCTCGGCGACTACGGACTCTCACTGGACGGGGTGGCGGCGACGATGGACGCACAGGCGCAGGCGACGGTCCCCGAGAGCCGCCGGTTCGGCCACGGCGGCCCCACCGGCCCGGTCCAGCTCTCCGTCGACGGCGTCCCCTCGTACCTCGTCCTGAACGCGGTCGAGAGCCACCGGGCCCCGGCCATCCACTCCTCGGGCTACCACCCGCTCGTCGCCCGGAACGTCAACCTGTTCACCGTCCCCTACGGCGATGCGGCCGACACGGTTGCGGGCGTGGGCGGCGGGGGCGGCAGTGGTGGTGGCGGGGGGTCCGCCTCGACAGACCTGCGGGTCGCGACACGCGCCCTCGTCGAGATGGAGTACGCCGCACCACTCCTCGAAGAGGAGGCCGCCCGGCGCAAACGGGCGAAACTGGCCGCCTCTGTCGAGTCGGCCCTCGGCGACGTGCAGGACCGCGTCGCCGCGGACCTCGCCGCGGAGACCGACCTCAGACGTCCCGAAGCCGAGTCGGCCGTGGCGGCCGCCCTCGACCGCTGGCCGACGACCGCGACGCGGGCACAGGCCGCGATGAACGGCTCGCTGGCGCCCGCGGTCGCCGAGAGCGTCCTCGCCCGGTCTGCTCGCGCCGAGACAGACCGCTGGCGCGACGAGCAGACCGTCCTCGCGCGGGTGTCGATACGGGACGCGGTCCGGGCCGAGACGGCCAGACCCGACGAGGCGGTCGTCGCGGACGCGGTCGGCTTCCTCCGGGCGAGACAGGACGCCATCGAGAAGGCAGCCACGGTGGCCGATGCCGCCGGGCGGGACCGGGGTGCGCGGGCGTCGAAGTACGGCAACGAGTCGATGTACTCGGTGTTCGCCGGCCTCCCGCTCGTCCCGTTCTACTCGTGGGTCGCGACGGTCAACGTCTGGGTCGTCGACGTGCGCGGGACCTACGCCCGGTTCACCGTCCGCGCCCGGCAGGGCGGCCCGGACGACCCCGGTGGCTCGTTCGTCTACAGCCGCGACGGCAGCGCCGTCTCGGTGGACCTCGACGGGGATGGTGCCGGCGAGCGCCTCGGCCGGGCCGACCGCGTCACCTTCGAGAACCGGGTCGGCGTCCTCGTGGTCGTTCCGCCCGGGCGGAACGGGGTCGGCGACTTCGACGGGAACATGGACGAGCGCTCGCCGGGCTGGCCAGACCCGGGGCCGACGGTCTGGCCGCCGCGTGATGAAGCCGACGGTGATAGCCACGGCAGCGAGGACGAGAACGAGACGACGCGGCAGGATTCGGCACGATACAGCAAGCCCTTGTACGCCCCCGCCGAAGCCTCCCGACATGTTCCACGAACAGCGGATGGACGTCTCGGGGCTGACGCCCGCCGACCTCGAATCCGAGTACGCCGATGA
- a CDS encoding DUF7284 family protein, with translation MRGRMRGAWTGSRGVSTVLDVSLCLLLVSASVLVLTTAQAPTAPDPTSADHAAELLGSTTATVEYSLAPGATRADQSVVPFPDTEGAAFDRQAHGSLADLLARAAVANATVDGRPISQAGDGFEGAVENATRRRLAGLDHEWQVVATWRPTGHGPGPGPAPVWGRVTVGTSPPRTADVHAASLRVAVEPGIEASTAAGDWDRVGYRTAATTVRTLFPPDRSHLALLGEYPTDRLTAYRYRRAAGLLGTDLDGTLEEADTHRANQRLAAALAPRVEQALRSRYDSPAAAGSAASPGTVVVTVRTWSG, from the coding sequence ATGAGGGGTAGAATGAGAGGTGCGTGGACCGGTTCGCGGGGCGTCAGCACCGTCCTCGACGTGAGCCTCTGCCTGCTGCTCGTCTCCGCGAGCGTCCTCGTCCTGACGACGGCTCAGGCGCCGACGGCCCCGGACCCGACCAGCGCCGACCACGCCGCCGAACTCCTCGGGAGCACGACCGCGACGGTCGAGTACTCGCTCGCACCCGGCGCGACACGGGCCGACCAGTCGGTCGTGCCCTTCCCCGACACCGAGGGCGCGGCCTTCGACCGGCAAGCCCACGGCTCGCTGGCCGACCTGCTGGCGAGGGCCGCGGTCGCCAACGCGACGGTCGATGGTCGACCCATCTCACAGGCCGGCGACGGGTTCGAGGGCGCGGTCGAGAACGCGACGCGCCGCCGACTCGCCGGCCTCGACCACGAGTGGCAGGTCGTCGCGACCTGGCGGCCGACCGGTCACGGCCCCGGCCCCGGCCCCGCCCCGGTCTGGGGTCGCGTCACCGTCGGGACCTCACCGCCCCGGACTGCCGACGTGCACGCGGCGAGCCTCCGCGTCGCGGTCGAGCCAGGTATCGAAGCGTCGACGGCAGCAGGCGACTGGGACCGCGTCGGCTACCGGACCGCCGCGACGACGGTCCGCACGCTGTTCCCGCCCGACAGAAGTCACCTCGCCCTGCTCGGGGAGTACCCGACCGACCGCCTCACGGCGTACCGGTACCGCCGCGCGGCCGGCCTGCTCGGGACCGACCTCGACGGGACGCTCGAGGAGGCCGACACCCACCGGGCGAACCAGCGACTGGCCGCCGCCCTCGCGCCGCGGGTCGAACAGGCGCTTCGCAGCCGGTACGACTCCCCGGCGGCGGCTGGTTCCGCAGCCAGCCCCGGAACCGTCGTCGTCACCGTCAGGACGTGGTCCGGATGA
- a CDS encoding SDR family oxidoreductase, giving the protein MRVAILGCGYVGLELGRQLTDAGHEAIGVRRSEDGLAAIEDAGFTAVQADLLDADSLSAVPDVDALVYAASTGGRGADAARRIYVAGMRTALSHFSSREDPPDRLVYTSSTGVHGDHDGDWVTEETPLSPTTPKTEVLVAAEELALSAGEAFDIDGTVARFSGLYGPDRYRLERYLEGPVTEGYLNMVHGEDAAGAVAYLLAEDLAPGAVVQVTDDEPVSKWTFADWLAEQCGVDEPPKQTIEERLAGGDLSDAAERRLRTSKRVSNEKLRGLGYEFRYPTFREGYRQAVDLYRERHS; this is encoded by the coding sequence ATGCGTGTCGCGATTCTCGGCTGCGGGTACGTCGGACTCGAACTGGGGCGCCAACTGACCGACGCCGGCCACGAGGCGATCGGCGTCAGGCGCTCCGAGGACGGACTCGCGGCCATCGAGGACGCGGGGTTCACCGCCGTCCAGGCCGACCTGCTCGATGCGGATTCGCTGTCGGCGGTCCCTGACGTGGACGCACTCGTCTACGCCGCCAGCACCGGTGGCCGCGGGGCCGACGCCGCCCGCCGGATCTACGTCGCGGGGATGCGGACCGCCCTCTCGCACTTCTCGTCTCGCGAGGACCCGCCCGACCGCCTCGTCTACACCTCCAGCACGGGCGTCCACGGCGACCACGACGGCGACTGGGTGACCGAGGAGACGCCGCTCTCGCCGACCACGCCGAAGACCGAGGTACTGGTCGCGGCCGAGGAACTGGCGCTCTCGGCGGGCGAGGCGTTCGACATCGACGGGACCGTCGCCCGCTTCTCCGGCCTGTACGGCCCGGACCGCTACCGGCTGGAGCGCTACCTCGAGGGCCCGGTGACCGAGGGCTACCTGAACATGGTCCACGGCGAGGACGCCGCCGGCGCGGTGGCGTACCTCCTCGCCGAGGACCTCGCCCCCGGCGCGGTCGTCCAGGTCACCGACGACGAACCCGTCTCGAAGTGGACGTTCGCGGACTGGCTGGCCGAGCAGTGCGGCGTCGACGAACCGCCGAAACAGACCATCGAGGAGCGCCTCGCCGGGGGCGACCTCTCCGACGCCGCAGAGCGCCGGCTCCGGACCTCGAAGCGCGTCTCGAACGAGAAACTCCGGGGGCTCGGCTACGAGTTCAGGTATCCGACGTTCCGGGAAGGATACCGTCAGGCGGTCGATTTGTACCGCGAGAGACATTCGTGA